tcgcaaaaaataaaataaaataaatacacaAGGGACTGAGACATCCATAAAATACACACACTAAATGTTATAAATACTGTACAAGAAACTGAGCTAACAAATTCTgaagattgatgaagtcaccgtTAACATCTCACTGTCGACGGCGACATCACCTATCAATTAAAAACTACAAGGTTAAATCTAAAAATAAATGCACATTTATAGGATGGGGCCACCGTCACCGTCAGGCAGCAGGTCTGGCTGGCCCGCCGGAGGGTGGTCTGGTAAATTCGCCACGGCCCACGGTCGCACATATCCCCTCCTGGGTTTTCCTTTGGAAAAAATCGGCTCGCGTTTTCCTCGCAGTTTCCTCCCGCGTCGCGGtccgccacgccacgccacgtcGTCGTCTCGTCTTCCTCCCTCCGATCGAGCACCACCACATCCTCCCAGCCGCGTTTCACTTCACCGCCACCATATATAAGCAAAACCAAACCAAGATCACACCACCAGGAAGTTTCGCGGTTgctccagcaccaccaccacggccgaGGCGCGCAGCacccaaccaaccaaccaacccgGCGCCCGCCGAtcgagaggaggagcaggaccaGCAGCcagcgccgccgaggccgaACCCAGCCGAGGACGACCGACccgacacccgccgccgccgacagccgggagcaagaggaggaggagctaggaAGGGAGGATGCTTCCGGGCGTGGAgctcgcgcggcggcggcgcgtgcactACCACGGCGACGctgcgtcgtcggcggcggcgagcgcggcggagcACCACTACCACTACGCGCACGCGCACCGTCACGCGGGGCCCGCCGCGGCCGTGACGGGGCCTGCGATGGCGGCGCGCATCCGGCTCGAGGAGAAgctgcgcggcgcggcgctgccGTCGGCGACGTCGCCGTCCAGGTCGGTTGCCTTGCCTCCCATCGTCATCTGCTCCCCGgggcccctcctccctctcccctgtTTTTCACGATCTCGTTTGTTGGGAAGCCAAAACCATGCGATTGGACGGACTAGAGCAAAAgctaaaaaagaagaaaaaaagaaagaattttCATCCTGAAGGACAAGGAATCCAGGGTATAGGATCACCTTGCCAATTCCTCTGTTTCGCAGAAGCGGAACATTCAGTTCGGAGCAAGCTTCTTGAATGCAACCATGCCACCTGCTGAGAGTGACATCGCACGCGGTTTCTGAATTGTTTTTGTTAGAAAATAATGGAGTGGTTAGAGCTCATTTGATTACAACAGCATAAATCCAAGCAGCCAGTCTGATGGCGGCTTCGATCGGAGGCTCCAACTCTACGAAACTTCCCATGTTAGATCGATCGATCACAGGGAGTGCAATGCTCCGTTGTTTTGCTGTCTACCTATGACTCCAATCTTTCTTTTATTCGCGTGATCAGATCACTAGAAGGTAGTAGTAGGCCTAACATGGGAAAGGTGTGTCCCCTTTCTCCGGGGTTTCCGTGCCTATTGGTCGATCCCGCCATGGATTCTAGAGAATTCTAGAGTTTTCTAGTGCCTGAATTTCATTGTGCCTGCTTAGCTTGAAGATGGAATCTTGCATGTGGCTAAAAAGTTCAGTAACCCCAAAAGGTTCAGTCAAAAGAAGTGCAAGAGCTAGTACTTGCCATGTGATGAGAGAACACTGTAATCTGTTCCAATCAAATAAACGCCCAATCGACCTCGATTAGCGGAGAAGATTTTGGTTATGTTTCGACCAAGTAAACCGTCGAACCACTGAGGAAACGTAAACCTTGGCTAGCTACTGTAGACTACAGTTTCCTCACATGTTAATTTTGGAAAATGATAGTATGAGTAGCAATCTGTTTACTGACAGTCTGCACTGAAACTGAACTGCCTGATTATGAACTGTTCAAACATTCAGTCATCAGTGTGCTCTGTTTTCTTCAAGCACTAGCGGCATGATGCGTGATCTTGATTCTAGAGCAACAAAATACCAGAATGACCAAACCTAATTCACTGCCTGATGATCTAAAAGTTAGCGCCATTCTGTTGTCGATGTACCAACGCAGGTGGAGCCGGCTGATCGGAGAGCGGGAGGGACGAGCGACCTCCGAGCgtcggagccgccgccgagagcagcagcaggaaaaTGCCGAGCGAGGAGTCCTGGCGACCGCCGAGGTCTGGCCAATAccgccggcccccacctcgGCGGCTGacggcggccaccaccaccgccggcgcgcGGAGCTGACGAGGACGCTGTCGAAGGTGGAGGTGTGCGCGGTGTGCCTGGACGAGgtccgggagcggcggcagcgggtgaCGCGGCTGCCGTGCTCGCACAAGTACCACTCCGACTGCGTCCTCCCCTGGCTCGCCATCCAGCCCGACTGCCCCTGCTGCCGCGCGCTCGTGCCGGCCGCCGACACCCTCGCCTAGTGCTGGTGGCGGTGACGTGGGTCTGCTCCGCCGCTGACGTGGCAGTTCGGCCCCGCAGGCTACAAGAAACTTGGATCCAATACAACTGCTGACTGTACAAATCGTGAaaaggaaaattaaaaaaaaagaaagagatacGGCCTAACTTGTGACGGGGTTCTCCATGATAGGTGATGGATGCACATGTACTGAATGAGCTGCTGCGGTTTGCCTGAATTAGCAGCAATTTTCAATTTTCGTGCATACCACCTTGCTTGGCCCaatgttttcattttttttaaaaaaacaaatcggGACACAGAACTAGGGAGCTTCTCAGCATATGCTCTTGGTAATTCCCATTGGTCCTTGGGCCACCAAAACACTTGTCTTTGGACGTAGCTCTAGTGGCATATATTCCGTATCTCTCAATATTCTGGGTTTTTTTTTGCCGGTAAATATTTTGATTGTTAACATTACGAATTTACAATAGCCTTATGTATTGGTACCCAATGATATTTTCAGGTCGGCTAATTGATCTCGTTGACTTGCCATTTTAGTTCATTTCTCTCTCTGAAATTAATTACGTGGCATGCTATATTGTATCTTATCCCTAGCCTTACGCCGTTTTAAGAATATACTAATACAATATTCGAACGTATACTATTTGTTTTTTATCAATATattgtatattttttatatggCTACTAAGAAATAAAGAGATCAGGCCTAATTAATTAAGTTTCTCTGATTAATGGGCCCGCCTTAGCAGACCTGTGTCGATTCGATATGAACAGTGCATCGATCAATTCTAATAAAACTAAGAGTTATCCAacttcagattttttttccccactTGGCTTCCGTGTCTTTAAATGACGAACGGATATGCTTCGGTGAAGCTCGTAAGCATGCTTAATAGTACCTCGAGCACCTAGTGAAGCCCGCACCATGCCACATCCAGCCTTCTTTCTCTCACCCTCACGCAAAATCCATGCCGATGCTGGCTGCCGTCACCTgcgcctcgcgccgccgccgcatgcactgccgcggcagcgacaccgcggcggcggcgctggagcttgaCCAGGGGCAGCATGACCCGggcaaccaccaccaccgctggcGGGACGAGACGGCGCCCGTCGGCATGCCCGGCAGCCGCGAGCAGACAAggaggcggggacggcggcggcacccgCGGGACGGAGGGCCGGCACTGGGCTCCCGGCGCCGGCAGCgtcaggcggtggcggcgggcgccgaGCGGGCGCCGGCTCCGGAGGAGGACCGCAGCCAGCCTGGACCTGGCTCGTCGGCTGCCGTGGTGTCGAAGAAGGCGCCGGCCGCTGGCGAAGCGCGCGCCGGGGTGGAGACCGCGGGCGCGGCGCTGTCGTCGgaggcggcgtcgtcgtcgtccgccgtGCTCTGCGCGGTCTGCCTCGAGGAGGTGCCGAcgggggcggaggcgacgaCGCTGCCGTGCTCCCACTCGTACCACGCCGGCTGCGTGCTGCCGTggctcgccgcgcgcggcgcctgCCCGTGCTGCAGGGCCACTTTGCCGTCGCCGGAGAATTATATATTAACTTGTGAGATCGATATGGAGTAGAAAGAAGCTTTTAAATTTCTTCTTGCATGTATGTAAATTAGCAGTACAGGTACGTATGTTTACCCGCAAAGAAATCATGCCTTGAACTGATTTtcctttccaattttttttctctcctcttATTTTCACAGGAATATTAGTCCTTACCTCCATGGGAAAAGCTAGAATGATGTTTAACTTTGTGTTTTTAATTCTATTGGCCAGGCTGGAAATCTGCTGCTGCCATGCTTTTAGAACTCTTCTGAGATTTTTGAATTTGGCTGCCAAGGCTTTGGCTTTGTCTGTTTGATTTGTTGGAATAGACCAACCATGCTGCACTACCTGGAGGAATTCCTCATATTGCATCCAGTAGTTTTCAAAGCGAAATACCTTGCTTTTGGGAATGGAAGTGCCAATGGATATCACACAACATCATGTTGACATCTTCTGCAGGAGGATCATTTAAGATTAATACCAGCATTACCCTGATGGGCCTGTTGTTCCTGCTGCACTTGATCGGGCCATGGGGCCCAACCTTCATTAGCAATAGCTGCTGGATTAGGCTGATCCTCAACTGGCTGGAAAGGAGCTGGGCCAGGCCCCTGCTGCCCATGTCCAAAGAAATCGAAAGGAGCATGAGGGTCCTGTCCAGGTGAGGGTGGCTCGTCCTCCTCAGCTGGGAGCCCACCAAGAGGGTTCTTCTGCAGAATCTCACACTGAATGGTCCAAGATTCTCCCTCAAAACCTTCACCTTCAGACAAAACAATCCATTGTGGGACCTTTACCAGATCAATAACTCTAGCCCGAACAATGATCCTACCTAACTTCCTGTCATCATGTTCCCAGTTCAGGACCCTTCCAAAAGAGCAAATAGCATTCTCAGCATATTCATGTTCCCAGAAATCCAATGGGAAAGCCATCAACATCAAGGTACATTCTCTGTTAAACTGAAGGTTTTTCCAATTTCGGCCACGATTATGCTTAACGAACGAGAGGGATGTCATCATACACATGGGGACTAGAGTGAATAATATTATCGCAGTCATAAACATGAGCAAAACGCACGTAATAAGCCTGGCCCAAGTGACACGGCTGAATGTCAATCAGTCGCAATATCCTGATATCCACTAGGTATTCTCTGATGATATCTCTGGTTAGGTTGAAGGCGATAAGATTACCCGACAGAGGATCGAAGGTGACGATGGCGACATCTTCGCTTGACGACGACTGCCCGGGTGGAGGAGACGCGATTCTCCACAGGAAGCCAATGCATTCCCCTTGGGGTGAACGGAGGTGGGTCTGCACGCTGGAAGGTCATTGAGGTCAACGGCGATGGCGGAggcgtcgacggcgaggagccAAGCACGAGCAGAGTTGGGGTTTTTTCTGTAGCAAGGAAAGTACTGTTGGTCGGTGGAGAAGATGAAGCGTCAGGTGCGATTTCTTTACTTAACATCCCGGTG
This genomic window from Setaria viridis chromosome 8, Setaria_viridis_v4.0, whole genome shotgun sequence contains:
- the LOC117834101 gene encoding uncharacterized protein, whose amino-acid sequence is MLPGVELARRRRVHYHGDAASSAAASAAEHHYHYAHAHRHAGPAAAVTGPAMAARIRLEEKLRGAALPSATSPSRWSRLIGEREGRATSERRSRRREQQQENAERGVLATAEVWPIPPAPTSAADGGHHHRRRAELTRTLSKVEVCAVCLDEVRERRQRVTRLPCSHKYHSDCVLPWLAIQPDCPCCRALVPAADTLA
- the LOC117834100 gene encoding uncharacterized protein, with amino-acid sequence MPMLAAVTCASRRRRMHCRGSDTAAAALELDQGQHDPGNHHHRWRDETAPVGMPGSREQTRRRGRRRHPRDGGPALGSRRRQRQAVAAGAERAPAPEEDRSQPGPGSSAAVVSKKAPAAGEARAGVETAGAALSSEAASSSSAVLCAVCLEEVPTGAEATTLPCSHSYHAGCVLPWLAARGACPCCRATLPSPENYILTCEIDME